GGGGGTGGCAATTTGCAAAACTCCCCGTTCGCAGCGCAcgggtccttttttttttaattttttttttttaaagcagcgAAAACCCAGCCCTGGACTCGACTCCCTCCGCGTTTATTTAAGGCTAATCACCAGCTACCctgagaggggagaggggtggaATTAAACTTAGTTTAATTAACATTAATACACTGTCCTAATTAATGGGTTGGCTATTAATTTATACATGCTGGGGAGGCTCGCAGACAAGTGACAATTTATTAATTATCTTCCAGCTCGGTTGCAACGGAGCTGATTGCAGATGGGTTGCCAAAATAACTCGAGCATGGTTGCGTGGTAgttgctttaggaaaaaaaaattcattctcccccttcttcaaaaaaaaaaaaaagaagaagaaaaaaaatcctcacgCTCACTCGGAGTGGCTCTTCTAACCCCAGCAAGAACTGGAGCACTCTTTTCCACCCAACTTGTGAATCGCACTTGCCTTCTAATTTGCCACATGCAAAACGATTCCTCTGCTTTGCAAGTTGCTTTTtaagaagggagagagagaggaaaaaacccagctcgCACACGAGCGATTTGTGCGTCTTAAACTGGAAGGAAATTGTGCGTGGAGAGGGGgggctcctcttcctctctctgccccaACCCACCGCGCTCCAGCCCGGCGCCTCGGCTCGGGGAAGATCCATGGTGGCATCCCCATGTCATTCTGCTCGAAGTGACTTCATGTGATGTCAGCTTTAAATGTACGAGACCGTGATCTGACGCTCAGGAAGATGTTTGCTATCAAAATGTGACTGTGGCCACACTGCGCTGCTTGGATGAGTCTCGCCGGCGCTGGGCAAAGGTAAGCGGTCCCAAGGcgagccccgccgcccctcgccgtgcccccctgcccctgcccccgcATTTCCCGGACCGCGGCCATcggtggggctgggctgggtggcATTGGGCTGGgggaggtttttctttttctttcttttttttttttttaaatactaacaAGGTCTAGCTTGCATGTTACTTTAGCGTGTTCCGCTTAATGAGCAGTAATCTGGTACCCTACGTGCCATTGTTCTTGGATATGTTCATTTGAATGTAAATAGGGAGGGGGTGCcggtgggggtggggggagaacAAGGTGCTTATTAAATTGATTTGTCTCCTGGCTTTTCTGGAATGCAGAGCGGAGAGCGGGAGCGAGTCGCTGCTCACACCAAGTTCCCGCACGGCGGAGCGACATGGCGAGCTCGGGGTCGCTGGAGACGGTCatgccttcctcctgcccccggCACGACGGCAGGGCCGCCGCCGCTAACCCCTCCAAGACCCTGGCCTTCTCCATCGAGCGGATCATGGCCAAGACGTCGGAGCCCAAGCCAGCCTTCGAGCAGAGGCacggcgggccggggccggagccggagccgggcaAGAAGCCGCTGAGCCTGTGCTCGCCCCTGCCCTGCGTGATCCCCATCCCGCCGCTGGGCTACGAGGTGCCCTCCAAGACTCTCCTCAACTACTCGGAGCTGTGGAAGAGCAGCctgcggggcggcgcggggctcTGTAAAGCCAACTGCGGCGTCTGCTGCAAGGCAGAGCTCGCCCTGGGCCAGCCCAGCGGCCGGCTCATCAAGCCGCAGGTCATCCACCAAGCGGGGGCCGTGCCGGCCGCCCCCCGCTCCCTGTACTACTTCAACTACCTGGACGCCGCGTACCACCCGGCCGACATCCTGCACGGACAGCTCTTCCCCGCCGGCCTGCTgggcgccccgccgccggggggGCTCTCGGCCCACCAGAAGCTTTTCCTGTTGGAGAACGCCAAGCTGGCGGGGCTGGCGGCCGAGaagctgccgccgccgccgcccttcGCCCACAAGGAGCGGCTGCCGGGACACCTGGACCAGGTGATgaaggaggcggcggcggcggagcgcggCGGCCCCCCCAAGGGCCACGCCAAGctggggggcggcggcggcggggcggagggcAAGCCCAAAAACTTCACCTGCGAGGTCTGCGGCAAGGTAAGGGGGGGCGCCGGCTataaggggcggggggggggggggggcggctccGCCGTGCCTGACCTCGCCTTCCCGGCGCTTCCCCGCAGGTGTTCAACGCGCACTACAACCTCACCCGCCACATGCCGGTGCACACGGGGGCCAGGCCGTTCGTGTGCAAGGTCTGCGGGAAGGGCTTCCGGCAGGCCAGCACCCTGTGCCGGCACAAAATCATCCACACCCAGGTAGGTGGGGGGCAGCCGGGGTGCGGCAGGCGGCGGCTCCCCCCCCCCTgctctccccgcagcccccctgACGGGCCTCTCGCCCCCCCGGTGCAGGAGAAACCCCACAAGTGCAACCAGTGCGGGAAGGCGTTCAACAGGAGCTCCACGCTCAACACCCACATCCGCATCCACGCCGGCTACAAGCCCTTCGTCTGCGAGTTCTGCGGCAAGGGCTTCCACCAGAAAGGtgagccgggccgggccgggggcccCCGCGGGGCCCTCGCCCATCATTAGCGGGGATTAAACGCGGCGAGCCCTGCCCggctgggggaagagaggggcGCGGGTAtagccgccgccgccgctgctcccAATTACTTTCCCTCTAAGCCGGGCCGCATCGCCGGGCACTGCTGACGGTTCTCcctaaatgctttttaaatgagaggTGCCGGGCCTTGGTCCTAATCCAGAGCCCTCCATTTGCCGCGGGTCACCGGGCTGACCCTGCCTCTCATTTGTGCCGTGCCAGTTGCGCGCTGCTCCGCGGTGATGCGGACCGAGTTTGACAAGTCGGACGGGGGTGCGGGGGGGAGACCCTTCCTAATGCCCCCCCCGCCTTACCTGTGCGCCGTGCGGCCCGGGCACCCTCGGCTAACCCCCTTTTCCACCCTTTTCCTCTCTCGCAGGCAACTACAAGAACCACAAGCTGACCCACAGCGGAGAGAAGCAGTACAAGTGTACCATTTGCAACAAAGCCTTCCACCAGATCTATAACTTGACTTTCCACATGCACACCCACAACGACAAGAAGCCCTTTACGTGCGTCACTTGCGGGAAAGGATTTTGCAGAAACTTTGATTTAAAGAAGCACGTCCGAAAGTTGCACGACAGCGTCTCCAGCGCTCctccaccgccgccgccgccgcgggacCCTGGGCGCAGCGGGCAGAGCTAAGGGCCCGGCGCAACCCCCACTCGGACCTGCTCCACCAGGCCAGCACTATTTATCCAAACCAGCCtttgcttctctgtcttttccccAGCGAGCTCAGCCGCCGGTAGCAAGCGATCCCGAGCCGCAGTTGTATATAAGAGGAATCTTATTTAACGGCGCGTTGTGCCGCCGGAGAGGGCCAGGAGGGGCCGGGCtggccgccccccccccccgccgccccccgccagGACAGCGCTCTTTATACGTGTCTGTAAATCTCCATTTTAAATGTACGCTCGAATAAGtgaggaatatatatatatctatatatatctaTCATGGGACAATAAACCGGCCCTTCGCAGGTGTCTCATTTCCCACCTCGGCCCCGGTCCGAGCGGGGACCGAGCTGAACGGCGCTATCCCCCGTGTAAACGCGGCTTGCGGGAGCTCCGGGagccgggccggcggcggggagccgggcTCCGCCGCTCCAGAGCCCGCCGAGCGCCGTGGGCCCCGGAGGAAACAAAACGAGGGCGGGAGGGAACCGGGTGGCTTCAGAGGGCTGCTGCCCCCCGGGAAAGGGGCAGCGCCGGTGCGGGACCCCCGGTGGGGCTGCGCGGCCCCGGCCGGCAGCGCGAAGGGCAGCTCGGAGTTTCCCAGCGCCGCTCTCCGGGGTCGGTTCATTACGGCGTGTTTAAGCCGCTCCTGAATGACTATCTTTCCCTGCATGCAGATGAAATGATCTCACGCTTGCTTTCCGAGTAATGACCCaaattaagagagaaaacacagaccCTTCAAACCGCATTACATTAATCTAATCACTCCCAGCAGGCCTCAGAAACTCTTTTTGATCAGAATATGGATAATCAAGCACTTGGATTACACTAAATATTCCCTTCtcatctcctcccctccctcactTTTAATATGCAAGTGTCTATTCCGGCCACGTCGTTAGGAACAATATTATTCTAGCGGAGAAAGGAGATTGAGCTGGCCGTGCGTGTGCGTGCTGCTCGGGCCGGGCTTGCCAATGAAGAGGGGAACGAGCGAGGCACCAAAATGCCTGGGGACGGCGTAATGGGGAGTTCACCTTTCTCCGCTTAATTGAGTGGTTAAATGGTGGGAGGCGAGGACGAGCACAGCTCGCCGCCGAGCGCAGGAACGGGAGGCGACCCCTCGCTCCGGCTTTCTGGATTCATTATTCGGCTCCCCGAGGAgcgggctggggccggggggctgACGGGCCCCGTGCTCCCGCTGGAGGGACGGGGGCGATTTCAGAGTTTCTCggggtttgcttttttaagtaGCGTTTTGACGGTTTGGGCCGGGTGAGGAGCGGGAAAGGATGCCCAGGGATCCTGACAGCGGGGAAAGATCGTGCCGGAATTTGTTAAAAGATTTTGGGAGAGCGTCAGgttaaaaggaaatttaaaaaaaaaaaaaaaaaaagcaacccccGTCGCCGTAAGTCACCGCTCTGGGAAACCTCGGTGGGGGGGAAACCGTCCCCCAAGCGAAGGGGCTGTAGCTCAGCCCCTCGCAGGCGGGCCGCGGCTGCAAACCGCCCGCCGAGCCCGGCTCTCCCGCCGCCGCCACAGACGGGGCGGGACGGCCCACGGGCCGGGGGCAGCGGGAAGGACCCTCCCCTCTCCATGAGGATGCTGTGCGGGGGGAGGCCACGGCAGGACGAGGGGAGCGGGGCGTGGAGGCGAGCGGCGTGTCCGGCGGGGCGTGCGCAGCCCGCGGAGCCGGTCCCGCTGCCAGGGGAAGCGGCGCTTCCTCCGCACCTCGGGAGCCGGGAAGAGGTCTGGGCTGCCAGCCGGGTGCCGAAAGCGGGAGCCAGGCGCGGCTCCGGGCCCCACAGACAGCGCGCAGgctgcttccccagccctcccgATGGGCGAGAGCAGTGCGAAACCCGCTCCCGGGAAGGGAATTAAGGCAGCGCGTTCTTTCCGCATTTTTATAAAACGCGACGTTGTTTACAGAGCCGTCTGTGAGGGGGGGGAGCGGCATCCTCGTCACGGCTAAGGGCATCCTCGGGGCACCCTGAAGGGCCGCGCCGGCCGCCGCTGGGTGGGTTTGGTCACCTCGCCCCtcccggggggcggcgggcagcccaCCCCGGACCGGGTGTCGCTCCGGCCTTCCCCCCCCACCGCCCCGACCTCGGACGCCCTGGGAAGGGGCCACCGCAGCGCTCTCGCCgccggccggccccggcccccccccatccccccccgAGATCTCACCCGGATCCCGGCACACACAAGCCGCAGATCGCGGGGGAGGGGCGGCTCTGTCAGACACACACACGCCAGAGACTCCAATTATCTTCTCCCCCACAAGATGTTTCTGCTGTCCACGACTGCTCACACTTCGGCTCTCTTGCCAGCAAGCCTCAATAATAACACAAAACCCGCACAAAAACCCCTCTCCCGGCGCCGCAGCCGCGCACACAACAGATTGAGCGGTGCCGGTGCCTCGGGGGGAGGGTTAGAGGTGCCTCCGCGCAGGGAGCGACGTGCCAGCGCCGCCGGGCTTCCCCCCTcggcccgcccggcccggcccgccgcctccccgggaCCGGGAGGCACCCAGGTGCGTCCCGCCGGGGCCCGGCAGCGCGCCGGGCACCGGGAAGCGAACAACCTAAAGGCAGCTGCGTTGCCCTTTTCCCTGCACTCCGCTCTCCAAACGTCTGAGCAACCAGTTTGCTGCTAGAAACATGTTAATTGCCAACGGAGCTCATTAAGGCATGCACATGCAAAACACAGCGAGGGAGATTAAATGGACAAAAGCGCAATAATGAACTGTCAACAATCGGACCCATCTACACGACCAGGAGCACTCAAGAATGAGGCATTTAGAGGCAACAAAGGATTGTCTGGGACAGGAAGAAAGGACGACCTAGACTTTTGTTTAGTCAACACAATTGATTACAAATGAGAGATTAACAGGATAGCTTCAGAGTTTTTTtgaaggaggcagaagagaaaagtcCAATTAAGTGCACCGAATGTTAACTACATTGATTTCCACGGCCAGCCCTAAAGAAATTCTCATTAAACCATCCCTGGCGATCCCTTTTGGAAAGTAATTTGTCTCCCTGAtggagcagagaaagggagCCGTGTAAAGAGAAAGAAGCGCTAGTTCTTGGCACAATGAGCTTAGGAGACACACTGGAAAGAGCCAAAGGGGGAGTTAATGAGCATCTGACAAGCCGCTTGGACCCGGGCCTGGAGAGCAGCGATGAAAAGATGGAATTGGCCAACAACTATTCTTTATATCAAACATAAAAAGGCCAATCTGAAACAGGGCTGCTCAAAGCtggtggggaagaaaagaaaggccCCCACTGGGGGGTGGAGTGGAGGGCTCAACTGCCCCATTGGGacggggaagaaaaaaaaaaaaaaattcactggcATGTCCCTTTCCCGAGCGAGCGGAGCTGCCGGACCTCGGCATCACCCCCGGGCCGGGCACGGCCGAGGGGGCTCGGCAGCCCCGGTGCCCCGCTGCAGCCACGCCCAGCCCGGAGGCGTTTGCACAGCCTGGCCTCACCCCACACCGCCCCCCCGAGAAACGGGACCCCACGCCAGCCGAGCTGGGTACAGTTTTAAGAGGTTATCCCGCAGAGGTAGATCACCGGTCAACCCAAATCACAGCGGCCTGGCTCTGGCTCTCCCCAGGAGAGCCTTCCGCCTCCCCGGGGTCGCATTCGCCCGACCCCTCCCGCTACCCCGGGCTGCGGCCCCCCCCGGGGGACCGGGCACCGCGGAGCGCAGCGCAAGGCAACGCGCCTCCTCTCCCCTCGTGTAGACACGGCTCGCTCGGAGGCTCTTAAATCAGATTAGAGCTCGTTAATAACAATTTTGGCTTAAGTCTGTATTGACTTAGGTTTAGGAATGGCTTAGCACTTTCGCTTAAGTCAACACTACGGCTAAATTGACACATGCCTTTCCCAACCCGCCGGGTCCCCGCGAATGCCCAGGTGCCCGCAGGACTTGTCCTTCTCCCGCTTTAAGCCGTTTTCCGGAggtatttgcattatttttaagcGAGCCCGCTGGGCCTCGACCGTGCCAGCCCGCCCCCGCGTGTCGCCCACGAGGGTTCCCCCCACGGAGGGGCTTCGCGGGTCCCGCCACCTCCCAGGGTTGGGGGCATTGCTGTCCTTCGGGCGCTCGCCCTTTTCACCGCCCAGCCCCTGTggcccttccccagcccccggcggcgcggcccgtGCCCGCTCCCTGACGCCTCTTTCCGTCCCCAACTCTCTCCTCAGGCCCCCTCTACCCCTTCAGATTTGGACcccggacccccccccccagagaGCCGGGGCTGCGCTGCCACCCGCGCCCGAGCTCTGCGGAGAGAGGAAGGGGCCGGAGGCAGCTGCCCCCGCAGCCGAGGGGAAGGCGGCACGGCGGGTCCCGGGGCGGGCATGGCCCTTCGGCCAGCACCGACAGCCCATCGCGGCGCCTGCCCGGAGCGGCCACGGTGAGGGCTACCGGCTCCCCGGCCGCGTTTGACCCCAGGAGCAGCCGCATGCGGACGGGACAGCGAGGGGGCAGGCAGgccctggggctgtgctggcagaggggGCGAGCGGCATGCCACGGCGGCGGAGACGGCCACCCGCCCGccgggctgggagggggggCTGCAGTGCTGGTGGGGGGCTGCTTGGTGACACGCTGAGCCCACGTCCTTCCTCTCCCGAGGGCTCCTGCGGGCGGCCCTCACACCATGGCCAGCTTTGCCCCAAACCATTCGCCTTCCTACTCCCCTCTTGCTGCCACCCTCCCCACCTTCTCCCGAGCCACCAGCCCTGCCGCTCTCCAGGGCGGCCTCGGTGTTGCAGGTCCTGCCCTCCCGCAGGCACAGCGCTGTGCTGACCAGCACCCGACGCCATCGCCACGGGTCCTTGGTAAACACAcataaagaggggaaaaaagcttttaccaGCTCACCTCTACCGTGCTC
This region of Gymnogyps californianus isolate 813 chromosome 13, ASM1813914v2, whole genome shotgun sequence genomic DNA includes:
- the FEZF2 gene encoding fez family zinc finger protein 2, coding for MASSGSLETVMPSSCPRHDGRAAAANPSKTLAFSIERIMAKTSEPKPAFEQRHGGPGPEPEPGKKPLSLCSPLPCVIPIPPLGYEVPSKTLLNYSELWKSSLRGGAGLCKANCGVCCKAELALGQPSGRLIKPQVIHQAGAVPAAPRSLYYFNYLDAAYHPADILHGQLFPAGLLGAPPPGGLSAHQKLFLLENAKLAGLAAEKLPPPPPFAHKERLPGHLDQVMKEAAAAERGGPPKGHAKLGGGGGGAEGKPKNFTCEVCGKVFNAHYNLTRHMPVHTGARPFVCKVCGKGFRQASTLCRHKIIHTQEKPHKCNQCGKAFNRSSTLNTHIRIHAGYKPFVCEFCGKGFHQKGNYKNHKLTHSGEKQYKCTICNKAFHQIYNLTFHMHTHNDKKPFTCVTCGKGFCRNFDLKKHVRKLHDSVSSAPPPPPPPRDPGRSGQS